Proteins co-encoded in one Gossypium arboreum isolate Shixiya-1 chromosome 11, ASM2569848v2, whole genome shotgun sequence genomic window:
- the LOC108470574 gene encoding uncharacterized protein LOC108470574 isoform X1, with protein MTHLHSSIIRPPPMDILQQAGDRFSPLTIDLRKMSNGDSHWNDEDWRLNIDQCKMSNGYTFWNHEDWSLNIADPIFEVAKEPPLLLENFNSSSSVLSESKKRKRNLDPGNSQEANGKVTKKQHRCPGTFYTGEPSTSRQQERFKGKTVAGRAKVYKDRISRRIKNDTKADKDVIIWIVCKMMAINASHLLPRVLGSLEQINTQWPIRPDLQHIKQKIQEIESNYKDDSLTDEANRRLVEVGVELERLDQERLKDSTKAGNLDAVFTDFSMEILQKRYDRYTCIHIYVHG; from the exons ATGACCCACTTGCATTCTTCTATAATTAGACCCCCTCCAATGGATATTCTTCAGCAAGCAGGCGACCGTTTCTCTCCTCTAACAATAG ATCTGCGCAAGATGAGCAACGGTGACAGTCATTGGAATGACGAAGATTGGAGACTCAATATCG ATCAGTGCAAGATGAGCAACGGTTACACTTTTTGGAATCACGAAGATTGGAGTCTCAATATCGCTGATCCGATATTCGAAGTCGCGAAGGAACCACCATTGTTGCTCGAGAATTTCAACTCGTCGAGCTCGGTGTTGAGTGAAAGTAAAAAAAGAAAGCGGAATTTAGATCCCGGTAACTCACAAGAAGCTAATGGAAAAGTCACGAAGAAACAACACCGGTGTCCAGGAACCTTTTATACCGGTGAACCATCAACCTCCCGGCAACAAGAACGTTTTAAAGGGAAAACCGTGGCGGGAAGGGCGAAGGTTTACAAGGATCGAATTAGCAGGCGGATAAAAAAC GACACGAAAGCAGACAAGGATGTTATTATATGGATAGTTTGTAAAATGATGGCCATTAATGCCTCTCATCTCTTACCACGAGTTCTCGGCTCCCTCGAGCAAATCAATACGCAATGGCCAATTCGACCTGACCTCCAACACATAAAGCAAAAGATTCAAGAAATCGAGAGCAACTACAAGGACGACAGTTTAACCGACGAGGCAAACCGAAGATTAGTTGAAGTAGGAGTTGAGTTGGAGAGATTAGATCAAGAACGGCTAAAG GATTCAACAAAAGCAGGGAACCTTGATGCAGTCTTCACG GATTTTAGCATGGAAATTCTACAAAAGAGGTACGATAGatatacatgcatacatatatatgtgCATGGATAG
- the LOC108470574 gene encoding uncharacterized protein LOC108470574 isoform X2, producing the protein MTKIGDSISCKMSNGYTFWNHEDWSLNIADPIFEVAKEPPLLLENFNSSSSVLSESKKRKRNLDPGNSQEANGKVTKKQHRCPGTFYTGEPSTSRQQERFKGKTVAGRAKVYKDRISRRIKNDTKADKDVIIWIVCKMMAINASHLLPRVLGSLEQINTQWPIRPDLQHIKQKIQEIESNYKDDSLTDEANRRLVEVGVELERLDQERLKDSTKAGNLDAVFTDFSMEILQKRYDRYTCIHIYVHG; encoded by the exons ATGACGAAGATTGGAGACTCAATATCG TGCAAGATGAGCAACGGTTACACTTTTTGGAATCACGAAGATTGGAGTCTCAATATCGCTGATCCGATATTCGAAGTCGCGAAGGAACCACCATTGTTGCTCGAGAATTTCAACTCGTCGAGCTCGGTGTTGAGTGAAAGTAAAAAAAGAAAGCGGAATTTAGATCCCGGTAACTCACAAGAAGCTAATGGAAAAGTCACGAAGAAACAACACCGGTGTCCAGGAACCTTTTATACCGGTGAACCATCAACCTCCCGGCAACAAGAACGTTTTAAAGGGAAAACCGTGGCGGGAAGGGCGAAGGTTTACAAGGATCGAATTAGCAGGCGGATAAAAAAC GACACGAAAGCAGACAAGGATGTTATTATATGGATAGTTTGTAAAATGATGGCCATTAATGCCTCTCATCTCTTACCACGAGTTCTCGGCTCCCTCGAGCAAATCAATACGCAATGGCCAATTCGACCTGACCTCCAACACATAAAGCAAAAGATTCAAGAAATCGAGAGCAACTACAAGGACGACAGTTTAACCGACGAGGCAAACCGAAGATTAGTTGAAGTAGGAGTTGAGTTGGAGAGATTAGATCAAGAACGGCTAAAG GATTCAACAAAAGCAGGGAACCTTGATGCAGTCTTCACG GATTTTAGCATGGAAATTCTACAAAAGAGGTACGATAGatatacatgcatacatatatatgtgCATGGATAG
- the LOC108472249 gene encoding uncharacterized protein LOC108472249 yields the protein MSNGYNFLNDEDWDYLAGLMHGVANAPSLLVEEFNSSMPNGSKKRNRDLDPGNSQEANGKVGKKQRRCPGTFYNGESSSSRQQERLKGKTVAGMAKVYKDRISRRIKNDTKADMEVIIRIVCNMMAINASHLLPRVFGSLEQIKTQWPIRPDLQHIKQKIQEIESNYKDDSLTDEAKRRLVEVGDELERLDQERLKDSTKARNLDAVFTELSMETLQKELSSACLWLMSKKLQQLIILLLLMKTKISIMEVC from the exons ATGAGCAACGGTTACAATTTTTTGAATGACGAAGATTGGGATTATCTCGCTGGTCTGATGCACGGAGTCGCGAACGCACCATCATTGTTGGTCGAAGAGTTCAACTCGTCGATGCCGAATGGAAGCAAAAAAAGAAACCGGGATTTAGATCCCGGTAACTCACAAGAAGCTAATGGAAAAGTCGGGAAGAAACAACGCCGGTGTCCGGGAACCTTTTATAACGGTGAATCATCAAGTTCCCGGCAACAAGAACGTTTGAAAGGGAAAACCGTGGCGGGAATGGCGAAAGTTTACAAGGATCGAATTAGCAGGCGGATAAAGAAC GACACGAAAGCAGACATGGAAGTTATTATAAGGATAGTTTGTAACATGATGGCCATTAATGCCTCTCATCTCTTACCACGAGTTTTCGGCTCCCTCGAGCAAATCAAAACGCAATGGCCAATTCGACCTGACCTCCAACACATAAAGCAAAAGATTCAAGAAATCGAGAGCAACTACAAGGACGACAGTTTAACCGACGAGGCAAAACGAAGATTAGTTGAAGTAGGAGATGAGTTGGAGAGATTAGATCAAGAACGGCTAAAG GATTCGACAAAAGCAAGGAACCTTGATGCAGTCTTCACG GAGTTAAGCATGGAGACTCTACAAAAAGAG CTTTCTTCAGCATGTCTGTGGCTGATGTCGAAGAAACTACAGCAACTAATCATCTTATTATTGTTGATGAAGACCAAGATCAGCATCATGGAAGTTTGCTAA